The nucleotide sequence AGGTGAGTCAGGATCACCAGGTCGATGGAGCCAGGCTCGATCCCCGCCGACTTCATCTGCTCCAGGAGCTTGCCGGGCCCGCCGCCCATACCTCCGGGGCCGACGCCCGTATCTACGAGGATCGTCTGCCCGGCGGAGCGGATGAGGAACGCCTGTGCGTTGGTCTGCCAGTTGCCGCTGCTGTCCCAGGACTTCGGGTAGATGGCCTTGTAGGGCTCCCACTTGTCGGCCGGGACGCCGGGATAGGCGGCGCTGTAGGGGAAGGCAAAGGGCGCGTCCAGAAGCGAGACGATCTCGGCATTGCCGACCTTTACGCTCGACACAGTCTGACCTCCAGCGAATCAGGCGGGGCTCTTGGCGGCTTCAACATAGCCCCAGGCACGGGCGGTGTCTAGCGCCATCCGGACGCGTTTAGAGCTGCCCGCGGTTGGCCCTGGCGACGAAGGACTCCAGGGAGACGATGCGCACCAGGTCTTCGTGCCGCATGAAGGGCAGCAGGCCGCCCTCGGTGTAGAAGTCACGCAGCTTCCAACTCGGCCCGCCGAGTACGAGGTAGGCGCGCCGATAGCGCTCCGGCTCGGAGAGCACGGCCTGGACCAGACACATCGCTTCGAAGGGGACCTTCTGCTCCGCCGTGCCGCTCACCTGCTGCCACTTCAAGGAGATCAGGAAGCCGCCGCCTTCGGGATCGTAGGCGACGAGGTCGACCACGTGCTTGCCGCCGCCCAGCCGCTCGCCGATATCCACCTGGCGAAAGTACTCGTAGCCGCCGCGTTCGAGGGCGGGCAGGACCATTGCCTCCATCACGGCCCCTGTGCCGGTGTCTCGCCGGATCAAGCCTCACCCCCCTGGCCTCTCGCTACTGGAGGCATGGGAGATGGTGCGACGGCGCCGTTGCTCCGTCCCTGGCCGGGGAGGTTGCGCGTGGCGATCACTTCGATGGCCTTGGTCCGGTCCCCATTGCAGCTGATCATGCGCGGGGCCGGAGCGAACTCGAGCTCGAAGCCGAGGCCCCGGTAGAGGCGGACGATGCGCTCGGTCGCCTGGTTCGAGAGCACGACAGGACCCGGGTGACGGGCAAGCCATTCGGCGAGGCGGACCTGGTTATCCCAGCCGAAGCCCTCCTTCGCGTACTGCGTGAATTCGACATCGTAGGGCGGGTCCGCGTACACGAAGTCGTCGGGCCGCAGTTCGATCGCCTCGAAGTCGCCCGTGGTGAATTCCCAGCACTGGAGTGCGCTGCTGTAGTGACGGAAGTCCCGGACGTAGTTGATGGTCGCATGCCGGCCGAAGGGGACGTTGTACTCCCCGTTCCGGTTGAAGCGGCAGAGCCCGTTGTAGCCGGTGCGATTCAAGTAATAGAAGAGCTCGGCCGCCTCGCGCGAGTCCGCCTGCCCGCGGCGGATGAGGCCGTTGAAGCGCCGGCGGCAGCGGTAGTACCACGTCTCTTCGTTTGCCATCTTCATCTCGATGGTCAGGCCGGCCTTAAGCCAGCGGTAAAAGTTGATGTTGTGGGGGTTGACGTCGTTCAGGAGGGCGACCGTCGGCAGCAGCCCGAGCGAGACTGCGAGGCCGCCGCAAAGCGGTTCGACGAGCCGCCGGTCTCGATACGGCTCCCACAGGGGCCTGAGACGCGGCACCAGCCAACGCTTGCCGCCCGCCCACTTCAGGGGCGGACGCAGAGTCGTGGCTGAGGACGGCGATTGCACGCCCAAAGAGTAAGGCGACTAAGCGTTTTTCGCAATCACGCGGGCGGCCGCTGGGCCAGGGCGACGAGGCCGGGGACGAAGGGGCCAAAGGACGGACGTTCCTGGACGCGCAGCCGGAAGCCGGCGGCAGCAAGGGTCAGCTCCGTGTTGCGGCCGAGCACGCAGCCGGCGGAGAACCAGCCGTACACGGGCTGGACGAAGTCCTGGAAGGCGGCGGAGCGGCCGGTGGCGCGGACGTGCTCGACCAGCCGCAGGTATCCCCCGGGCTTGAGGACGCGCTTGACCTCGGCGGCGGCGAGCGCCGGTTGGTCAACGGTGCAGAAGACGAGGGTGGAGACGGCGGTATCGAAGGTTTCGTCCGGAAAGGGCAGGGCTTCCGCGGGCGCCTCATGTAGCGTGACCTTGCCCTCCGGGAGTCCGGCGAGCTTGCGCCGCGCGCGCTTCAGCATGAAGGGGTCGGGTTCCGTGGCATCGAGGGAGTCGACCTGGGACCAGTCGTAGAAGGGGAAGTTGGCCCCGGTGCCGCAGCCGATCTCGAGCACGCGGCCGGAAGCGCCGCCGGCGGCGAAGCGCCTCAACTCCCGCAGCCGGCGTCCGCCGAGCCCCGCGATGAGGTCGTAGAAGGCAGCGTAGACGAGATGGCCCTTCACGACTCGGCTCCTGTCAGCCACGCGACGTCAGCGTGCTCGTGCGGAGCATGCACTACCTCCTCGACCATCGTACTGCTGGGGAAGGGATGTAGTACGCGCTTCACGCTCCGGCGACCGCGCGCTCAAGCAATGGCTGGGGCTCGTAAGGCCTGCCGTCCTTGATGACCAACTCCACTTTGCGGGTGTTGCCGATGTCCGCGATCGGGTCGCCGCCGAGGATGAGGAGGTCTGCGCGCTTCCCCGGGGATATCGTGCCGTAGTCGTGGTCGCGGCGGAGGACGCGGGCGGCGACGCTGGTCGCCATCTCGATGACCTTCGCGTTCGGGATGCCTGCCTCGGAGAAGAGGGCAAGCTCGCGGTGCAGGGCGAAGCCAGGCACCTGGTTCGGGGCCGCGCCCGTGTCGGTGCTCGGCACCAGGATGCCGCCGGCATCGTAGACCTTGCGGAGGAAGCGGAGCTCGTTCTCCCGCGCTCGCGCGCCGACTTCAGGGTCGCCCTGGGCCACTGGCGGCATCGGACGGCCCGAGCGCTCGGCCTCCTCGCGCATACGCTGCATCATCTCTTGCTGTTGTCGCCGGCGCTCGGCAAGGGCTTTCGGGGTGTACTTCAAGCCCGGCTCGTCCAGGGCCTCGCGCGTCGCCATCCCGCCCGTGATGAGGACGGTGGTGGGGCTCAGGGCGACGCGGCGCGATACGAGGAGGTCAACGAAGCGGTTGACGTAGTCGGCGTCCAGGTCGGCCTCGGCCCAGCCGGTGTTGAGCCAGGTCCAGTAGTTGGGTATGAAGCCGTTGCCCTCCTCTCGTGGGTGGCGGTGCTCCGGCCGCACGACGTCCTGATAGACAGTGGCGTGCACGTGCTCGAGGCAGTTGATGCCGGCCTCGATAGCCTCAGACGCCCAGGTGCGGCTCAGGTGTCCGGTCACAGGCACGCGGCCGTCAACGCGGCGGATGAACGCCGTGAGCAGGTCCGGGCGGAGACCGGCGTAGAGCTTGAAGCCGTCCACGCCGCGCGCGATGAGATCGTCGCAAGCGCGGTCCACGTCCGACTCGTCCTCCAGGATCCAGGTCAGTTCCGCCGCGCCGGGCAGCGTTGGACCGCGCCTGCCGCCGCCGAAGATTGGCGGCGAGCCGTCGAGCATGGGCCCGTAGGTTACGATGCGCGGCCCGGTCTTCTCACCAGAGGCCACCGCCTCGCGCAGCGGCAGCATGAAGTCGGGCGCGCCGCCTACGTCGCGGATGGTGGTGATGCCGCAGCCGAGCCAGGCGAAGAGGGCATCTTCGCCGCCCGAGAGCATGACGTGGACGTGCATGTCGATCAGGCCGGGGATCAGCCACTTGCCTGAGGCGTCGATGACGCGCGCGGCAGCCGCCCCGCCCAGCTCCGCCGCTGGGGCGACGGCGCTGATGCGCCCGCGCTCGACCAGCACGGACATGGCGGCGCGCGGCGACCCGCCACTGCCATCGATCAGGGTCCCATTCGTGATCAGGATCGCGCCGTCGTCGTTCACTCCTGCCTCCCTCCAGCGGAAGAGTATAGGCGCGCTTCCCCGGCGGAGCGCCAGCCGGGACTCGCGCTTTCCCGCCAGATCGGGACTCGAGTCCCATGCGCGCGGGCGGCCAGAAGAGTTAGCGTGGCCGCCAGATCAGGGGAGGTGATTGCTTTGAGGACTGACGTATTTCGAATGTCCGGTCTTTCCGCGCTGCTCTTTGCCGCGGCCTTCATTGGCGCCGCTGCGCTGGGCGGAGTAAGCGGAGTCGACGTCTACATTGACGACGACGAGATAGGCATGCTGCTGGAGGACATCAGGGACAACGAGGCAGCGTTCGCGGCCACGAACATCGCGAACCTCCTTATGGCTGTCTTCCTCATACCGATTTTCCCGGGCCTGTTCTACGCCGCCCGCGAGGAAGACAGGCCCTGGGTGGTCGTCGCCTGCTCCTTCATGCTCGTGGCCGCGGTGTTCATGCTTGTCTCGGGCCTCGCTGGCATGATGCTTGTCGACACGCAAGATTACTTCAACGCTTCCGGTCCCCTCCAGGAAGCGATCGGTCGCGACTTTCTCGTGGTGCTCGCCTTTCACGTCTTCTTCTTCTACGGACCGCCGATAGGGATCGGGCTGCTGATCATGGGCCTCGTCTCGTTGCGGTCGGGGTTCTTCCACAAGGCTGTCGGCTGGATCGGAATCGTCGCTGGCCTCGGCGGTATCAGCATCTTCGGCTGGTTCATCGTCCTTCCGGGACTCCTGGTCTGGTCTCTTGCCATCGCTTGGTCGCTGCTCCGGCCACGAGCAGGATCGCCGCGGTTAGCGCCGGCCGCCGCCTGAGGGCCGCTGCCGCCTGGCGAGCGCGGCGCGAAGAGAGTGGCGGTTCCAAGCCGCCGCTCTCATCGCCATAATGGAAGACTCTCAGGTGCTGAGGGCCGGCTGAAGTGCGGACTCTTGCGGCGGTGCTGGCCATCCTCAGCGGCGTCAGTGCCGCCGCCTCGGCGGCTCTCGGCCTTGTCCCGGATGGACCCGGGGACGCCGGCACCCTTGGCGCGCCGGTCGTCGATGCCGCCGTAAGCCTCAGCCTGTTCGGCTTTGCGGCCGTGGGCGCGCTCATCGCCCGCCGGCGCGCCCTTAACCCTGTCGGCTGGCTCCTGATCGCTACGGGACTCACCGTCCAGGTAGAAATCCTGGCGATGCTGTACGCGGATTATGCCCTGACGGAGGCGCGGCACTTGCCGGGCGGGGTGCTCGCACAGTGGCTGACGACGTGGCTCTGGTGGACTGCCGTGACGCTCGGGGGCGTATTCCTGCTCCTGCTGTTCCCGGAGGGGCGCCTGCGCCGGGAGGACCGCCTGATCGCGCGCGTCGCGGCGGCGAACCTCGTGCTCGGTTCGCTCGCGCCTATGCTGGCGCCGGGCCCGCTCTTCGGTTCACCTGTCCCCGTCAACAACCCCGTCGGCATCGCAGGCCTGGGGCGAGTGACCGACGCGGCTGGCGCCCTCGCGCTCTTCGCCCTCCTGGGATGCATCATCGCCGCTCTCGCAAGCCTGCTGCAGAGACTGCGAAGCAGCGCCGGGGACGAACGGCAGCAGTTCAAGTGGCTGGGGAGCGCCGTGGCGCTAACGGCCCTGACCTTGCCTTTCCCAGGGTTCCTCTTCCCTCGGTCCGAAGTCGCGGCCCTTGCGGGGACGCTCGCATTCGCCTCGATCCCGGTCGCGACCGGCGTGGCGATATTCCGTTACCACCTCTATGACATCGACCTGATCCTCAACCGCACGCTGGTTTACGGCACGCTAACCACAGGGCTGGTGGCGGCCTACGCGCTGGCGGTGGCCTCGCTAACGGGGATCTTCCGCACCGA is from Dehalococcoidia bacterium and encodes:
- a CDS encoding PD-(D/E)XK nuclease superfamily protein; its protein translation is MIRRDTGTGAVMEAMVLPALERGGYEYFRQVDIGERLGGGKHVVDLVAYDPEGGGFLISLKWQQVSGTAEQKVPFEAMCLVQAVLSEPERYRRAYLVLGGPSWKLRDFYTEGGLLPFMRHEDLVRIVSLESFVARANRGQL
- a CDS encoding Dam family site-specific DNA-(adenine-N6)-methyltransferase, which translates into the protein MQSPSSATTLRPPLKWAGGKRWLVPRLRPLWEPYRDRRLVEPLCGGLAVSLGLLPTVALLNDVNPHNINFYRWLKAGLTIEMKMANEETWYYRCRRRFNGLIRRGQADSREAAELFYYLNRTGYNGLCRFNRNGEYNVPFGRHATINYVRDFRHYSSALQCWEFTTGDFEAIELRPDDFVYADPPYDVEFTQYAKEGFGWDNQVRLAEWLARHPGPVVLSNQATERIVRLYRGLGFELEFAPAPRMISCNGDRTKAIEVIATRNLPGQGRSNGAVAPSPMPPVARGQGGEA
- a CDS encoding class I SAM-dependent methyltransferase, giving the protein MADRSRVVKGHLVYAAFYDLIAGLGGRRLRELRRFAAGGASGRVLEIGCGTGANFPFYDWSQVDSLDATEPDPFMLKRARRKLAGLPEGKVTLHEAPAEALPFPDETFDTAVSTLVFCTVDQPALAAAEVKRVLKPGGYLRLVEHVRATGRSAAFQDFVQPVYGWFSAGCVLGRNTELTLAAAGFRLRVQERPSFGPFVPGLVALAQRPPA
- a CDS encoding amidohydrolase family protein; this translates as MNDDGAILITNGTLIDGSGGSPRAAMSVLVERGRISAVAPAAELGGAAAARVIDASGKWLIPGLIDMHVHVMLSGGEDALFAWLGCGITTIRDVGGAPDFMLPLREAVASGEKTGPRIVTYGPMLDGSPPIFGGGRRGPTLPGAAELTWILEDESDVDRACDDLIARGVDGFKLYAGLRPDLLTAFIRRVDGRVPVTGHLSRTWASEAIEAGINCLEHVHATVYQDVVRPEHRHPREEGNGFIPNYWTWLNTGWAEADLDADYVNRFVDLLVSRRVALSPTTVLITGGMATREALDEPGLKYTPKALAERRRQQQEMMQRMREEAERSGRPMPPVAQGDPEVGARARENELRFLRKVYDAGGILVPSTDTGAAPNQVPGFALHRELALFSEAGIPNAKVIEMATSVAARVLRRDHDYGTISPGKRADLLILGGDPIADIGNTRKVELVIKDGRPYEPQPLLERAVAGA
- a CDS encoding DUF4386 family protein, with the protein product MRTDVFRMSGLSALLFAAAFIGAAALGGVSGVDVYIDDDEIGMLLEDIRDNEAAFAATNIANLLMAVFLIPIFPGLFYAAREEDRPWVVVACSFMLVAAVFMLVSGLAGMMLVDTQDYFNASGPLQEAIGRDFLVVLAFHVFFFYGPPIGIGLLIMGLVSLRSGFFHKAVGWIGIVAGLGGISIFGWFIVLPGLLVWSLAIAWSLLRPRAGSPRLAPAAA